From Arthrobacter alpinus, a single genomic window includes:
- a CDS encoding DUF4352 domain-containing protein — protein MASAQQEKAPVGTLESGVKYADGVAVSISGFARGIVSDQSAGSIKGQTYIKMSIKITNDSTSNVDLSQVIVTLKFGPGSTVASPVYPDSTTSDFFGTVKPGGVQSGEYAFAIPAQPMASTLYVDIDGNHQPAVIQGKFPL, from the coding sequence TTGGCATCCGCACAGCAAGAAAAGGCCCCAGTAGGAACACTCGAATCTGGAGTTAAATATGCTGACGGTGTTGCCGTAAGTATTTCAGGTTTCGCCAGAGGTATTGTGTCCGACCAAAGCGCTGGATCCATCAAGGGCCAGACCTACATAAAGATGTCCATTAAGATTACAAACGATTCCACCTCCAATGTCGATTTGTCACAAGTGATAGTTACACTAAAATTTGGCCCGGGCTCGACTGTGGCTTCCCCGGTTTACCCGGATTCAACCACAAGCGATTTCTTCGGAACGGTCAAACCCGGTGGAGTTCAATCTGGCGAGTACGCCTTTGCCATTCCGGCTCAACCGATGGCTTCAACCCTCTATGTTGACATTGACGGCAACCACCAACCGGCAGTAATTCAGGGAAAGTTCCCACTCTGA